gttgctccataaatgttgcgcaagtggacttacgcagttgcgtaaagttttgtgaaatcgtctgCAGGTGGTTTAGAAAACTTATAGTACACCGtcagtttttaataattataccAATTAATAGTAGCAATCCTGCCCGCTGAAtgattgatattttatttttaatttgtgacaaaaccaatattaattattataataaatatttctaaaaattacaacaacaattTGAATAACACATCTGTGATCTCACATCTCATATTTTTTGAGAACAAGACTTAGAACAAGAACAAACAATAATCATCAATTcaatcaattattttttatatattcaattcaaattcaatttcaatttcaattttttcaagacatttttaattttattttttatttcgcaATTCTATTTTATTCTGTAATTGATTTCATACCTGAGCAGGGCAATTTCATTTTCCTTGTGGCTTTGGCTTCCTCGCTGCACACACAATTTATTCACACCAAAGTTAAAGTTACAAATGAATGATATTTAATAGGATGAACTACACAAACATTATTAACATGACAGTGACACCTTGCAAATGCAGCAAACGCACACCCACATTAAGGATCCGGCATCATGTGACTTATCACGTGAGCAGGCCAACCTTTAGACAGCCTCGTAAGCATTAATATCGCCCCTTCATACACAACCCAAGCGCGACAATGCTCTACCTGCGAAAAAGGTTGAATTCGAACGAAATGCGTTTGTTTGCTGGTGTACATCCGGGACATGTAAGAACTGCCCGCCTTAAAAACCCGCCTTCCTGAGACAAGATTCAGCTATTTAACATCGGGAAAAGCCTGCCAAGAACATCAGGTACTGCTCAATTTATTATGGATGGCGAAACAACAACTGTATTGTTTGTGATGCGCAAGCTGTGGTGTGAAAACTTGGGTCACTTTCTCCTTACTGGTGGtggatgtttgtttgttcgttatTCATGTCCGTTGAACTGAACCGAGGCGTCtgaaaaatcaaaatggcgACTGTATAAATGTATCAAATAAGTGGCATGCACTTGCGTTCCCCCTCTGCTGGCCACAATAGCATTTAAAACACCAGAGGATCAGTCAAAATTCTTTCTAAGTGAACCGGCTGACTATAGTTAGGCTGGCTGGTCAATTATGTTGAAAATCATTTCcatacatttataaaaaatactaataataaatatagattagcctactctttttttttgtattttttaaatcataaatattaatattaaatttaaaattaataaaacaaaaattaaaaaaggagaaatattttctgcacaaaaaacacaatattaaaaaatctcacacatagctggcctctggacttggcatctctgactGTATGATTTCCATTTCTTAgatttttacttatttatagTAGGCTAGTAGAGAGCTGCTAAAATTTTgacaacgtaaccctcctcccgacgatCGCCAGGCCTGAGGGTTAAGAGATTCTTTTGAGCGACAAATGACAATTTGgcccaacacgtacaattttgacagctagtcaccagctttgccccatttttaccactttcaaaaatcatgacacaaattctcaGGTCAGGGCACCAACttaatgtctaatgaacactcaaaacaccattgagaaaatatttttgaagaaaaaggacaataacttaccagatcccggagcgaattcCTGGCAGGTTTAAATTTTGAACCTGTTGCAttgctttgcaaacgctttgtttttttggttggactaaaccattctgtgaaaggggtgttaaaAGGCAGTGCTGCAGTGCATGAGTGAACGGCGGGCAATGTACGGACagtgtgtttttatttaaaaaaagaggctttaaaagcactggacactattagtaaataCTGAACAAAGTATTTGCATACAACCCTATTTGGtcacaagtaatggagagctgtgtataaaacatagtgagaaacgcctccctctgaagtaacgtagttttgagagaGAAGTCATTTCcctaaatttgattttgagaccccagaatcagattttgatgtctcaaaattaaacacctaaagcacacaactttgtgtgacaagggtgtttttctttgatttttatctcgcaaatttcaacgaccaatatattaattttgattccacaggtttgttattttatgcatatgttgagatataccaagcaTGCCATGTGAGAAGTCTTTAAAACGGACGGACCCACAGAGAGGAAAATCCTGAATTTGAAGGTTTGAGTTACATCTTACTTAAATTTGCTTACCTTTCCTCCtttaaatttttacagatttcaaacatgtcaagagAATTAGGTGAAGACTCTGGGACTGAAGTTATAAGTATGGATGTCAACGATGGCGATCCGGGTCAAGATGAGGCAAACGTTGATGAATGCAGTCACTCATTAGACAGCGGGCCTGAGGAAATCCACAAGAATGCTGAGGAAACTAACGAGGGTGCTGAGGAAGCTACCGATGGTACAGACCAAACCTTGAGGCTAGAGGTCTACTCAGATGACGCAAATGATAGTACTCCTGTAACTGTTGACGAACCTTCTGTTTCCGTGCCCTTCTCAAAAGCCGAGATGAAGAAGAATGTCTCCTCGAAAGGCAAGACCATTGTGAAGCAGAAGAAGGTGTTGAGGCACGCCCATTCATCCCATATAGAGATCAGGATCGAAGAGGACAGCATTGGGTCCGAAGATGATAAGACCAGACAGGAAAGTTCACTTGAAGATGTCGACAACGGCAGCGTTTTGAATATAGAGGTCAGCTGCTCAAATAATGCCGCAAGTGAAAATGGGGATCTTGATAACGGGAAGGTCTACAGCTCCGTCTTGTTCAGCTGTAATAAATGCAGCTTCTGTACGAGTAAACTCAGCGAATTAAAGCTTCACGCTCTGACGGAGCAGCATGAGACTGTAGACACATCTGAGAATGAACTTGATGATGATAACGATTCGGATGAGAACCTTCGGATAGAATACGCCTGCTCAAAGTGTTCCTTCCAAACAAACCGCTTCCTCACCTATAGGGAGCATCTGCTGACTCACACAAAAATCAGCGGCAACGAGCTCTTCAAATGCCTGGACTGCGAATACACGACTCGCCATAAGTACAACCTCAAGACACACTTGAAGAGGCACACCAAGATCGAAGAGCTGTGCGAGGACGAAGTTTTCCGCTGCGAGAAGTGCGACTACGTTTCCCCGTACAAGCATGACTTGATGACCCACATGAAGAAACATGATCCTGAGAAGCCGTTCCAGTGCACGGAATGTGACTTTATGAGTATCTATAAGCACAGCTTGATACATCACATGAGGTCCAAACACGAGAAGCTACGACCGTTTAAGTGTGACCAGTGTGACTATTGCTCGGCACGGAAGCAGGATCTGGCTACACACATGGGCCGTCACGCAGTAGTGAAGAAGTTTAAGTGCGATCGTTGCGATTACGCCACACCCTACCGAGTCAGCTTCAAGGCCCACATGGACAGacacctcggtaacaaactttTTAAGTGTGAACACGAGGGATGTGAATTTGCCACCACCACGAAGCAGAACTTGAAATCTCATGAGCTACGACACGCCACAGTGAAACCCCTAAAATGTACCCTGTGTGATTTTTCTGCTACACATCGCCAAcaggtaaaaaaaagaaaccatATGTATTGTATGACGTAGGGATGAGATCTTTCGGACTTTCATCTGAATTCAGCCGTGTTGTATATGTAGCCATCCTTGTCTCTTAAATGAAGCAATCCTTTGACCGCCTTCTATAGAGCTGAGTATACAGCACTGTTTCCAAATGCTCCTTGAAATCTTTAACTACAGAGGTTTCTAAAAGTGGGAAACGTTCTCATTTCAACAATACCTCCTAACATTTGTAGCATGGTTTACAGACATTTTAGTAAGCGATGGCTCTCGCCCCTGATTGTATAATTAATTTTTCACTTAATTTgagattgaagaagaaaaaaacagttgaattttcaaaacaaactggGCATCAAGCCTGACGGCTACATTGTCTTCGGCTTATAGTGCTATGGTTTAATTTGCCATTTAAAACCTTTCCCACTTCCCCAGTATTGTTTTTGTCTCGCATAAACCGCATTTAACAAGAGTAGTAAGTTTGAAATTTTGAGAActtgttctttaaaaaacagCAATTTTGTTCTCACAGATGATCAACCACGAGGTAAAGCATGGCTTGTCCGACGGAGTAACGCGAACCTACAAGTGTATCTCCTGTGAGTACACCACAGGGCACAGGTACAGTCTACAACGCCACATGAAGCGCCATAAAGCAGACCGCAAGATGCCGGACAAGGACTTCATATGCTCCATGTGTGGATACTCCACGGGGTACAAGAACAGTCTCAAGCGGCACATGGCTAAACATTCCGACGTCAAGCCGTTCAAGTGTGGACACTGCGAGTACTCAGCTATCAATATGACGCAGATGCATGTTCATATTGCAAAGCATACAGGTAAGAAGACTGAGAAGACCAGATGCCTATTTCACAAAGCAGTAAAATTCATCACAAGACAAATTATCAGTATTGTATTAGGCCCTATTACCTAGTTACCAAAGTGATATATCTattttgacatcacacttttATGAAGTAACtacaattgatttgcagttaagatcaatcttagctcattgtgaaatcggcttaagctgcttaagcataaaaagttgctaagcacaatgaaattgggcgcagggactaatttcatagagctgcctaaaaCAGAAAATTGTGCTAaacaaatactgcttagcagaaatgagcagagtACTACTTCCCAAAAACTACCTTGCAGAGGGAGgaaattctcacaatgttttatactatcaacagctcttcattgcatgttaccaagttagtttttatgccaacaattattttgagtagttaccaaaagtgtccaggggtggatttcacaaaggtagtcctaacttaggactagtcctaagcaatgctaagagataggactggtcctaagttaggaccagtaactcatcctaacttaggactggtcctatctcttagcattgtccaggactagtcctaagttaggactacctttgtgaaatccaccccagtgccttgaAGCCTAAATTTTAATATCACCATTTCAGGAATAAAGCCATTCAAATGTGACTTGTGCACCTATGCAACCGCTAACAAGCAGCACCTGGTGGGTCACATGGCCAAGCACTCCACTGTACGTCTAAACTGCACAAAGTGCGAGTTCTCCACAGCCTGGAAGCAAAGACTGAGAGCCCACCTCAAGGCCCATGAGATGGGTACACTACATCAGAAGAAAGATTCCGAAGCAAACGCAGGAAGCGAACAGGTGGGTGACATTAGGCTTGGGAGACTAGTGAGACTAGTGTCGTAGTTACGACTATTGACTGTTAGTCGAGTTGCAACTACCGTTTTTCAATTATTAGGTTAATCGTGCCGCCACAATTACTACAAAAATACATAATTTAATAGTCgagactacctgtttggtgagcCAATTCTGCACTCCAGACTATTCAAGACAACATAACTTACacaagtgacacaatccttcaatccttccccgtgaattttattgctaaAATGACCACTTGTCGAACACAACATTTAAAGATGTGACCCAGCTCCCTAAAGTTGTTTtccaataaaaatattattttatgcattaaatTATTGACATGATGATATTACAGGAAGATGCCAGGAGGGATGGTGGGGACGAGGGAACATCAGATAAGGATCAAGCTCTGAGTGAAATCTCCAGCGCCATTGAGGACTTCCAGAAAAACCACACTAAAGAGTCAAAGGACCTCATAGCTAACAACAATGTAAGATaagataaaatatttttttacagatggaaatttgcatctgggataatgaacattaaagtcacctcaCCTGGAagttgtattttgtcaaaataaagcttttgttactaaaatatgtgttttgatgagtagaatatgaataaacagttaactaaggttctaaacaATTTATGTCCATTTTATTCACAAATTTAACAGTAGGCCtgacccaagagggcgctgttcgtgacgtcaatcgaggcgcgatatttgaaacTCGACGGCTCGAAgggtttgctgcacagcgctggaaaaaaCATTGGACCGGACCACTGCAAACTAACCCCATTTTtagtatgaaaaaaaaattctatttccaggtgacctggtgactttaattattttggttttaccaataaacacctatgtgtgttaatactttatactcggtactttcccccaagctctgtgaaaacaagaatgcctgtgatttttttacagagctcaggaaagtactaagtatacagtgcttacacacatcggtgtataaaaccaaaattaatataagatTTAAGATAAATTATTCAGCCAGTGGTAAAAAGCTCAAAACCAAAACATTGGTCATTGTCGTACACCTTCAGCTTTTTCTAAATAACAACAAACTCTTAAAGGaactttggtcattgtcaaagaccagtatactaactaggtgtatcccaacatatgcatatgcaaattttgactcaataagTCATCAAACATGTGAAACTTGTgatagaataatgaaagaaacaacccTTGTaaaagcctgaagtcttttattaacacttgagtgagaaattacctttctcaaaaattatgtcaCTTCATAATTCAGAGGGGGACcgttctcacaattttttagaatgtcaacagctctccactgcttgttaccaagcaatttttatgctaacaattgttttgagtaattactaatagtgttcagcccctttaaataaattaattattgtcaaaaatgTAATGTAGCCTCCTAAATACTTGCTGATAAATTGAATAATATTGATATCAGTAAATCCCAACTTTATTTTCTGTTAGGTTCATGAAAACGGAAGTGCCTCGGATAGTGATGTTGAGATGCGTGCTACAACTCAAATAGCCACTGCTTGTAACAAGGACGGTAATCTTGAACAAGTTGGAGAGGTAAAGAAATGAACACTCTGAGGATATtctcaatttgattttgagtactgagtatactaCATATATatgttatcacacaagcacgagtggaatacggaaaaatgtAGCGCTTCTGTGTCCCATAGCCAACGAATTTAACGTCCTTTTAATTTGATTCTTGTCCCTTTAACCGCCAGTCAACGAAGCTCCTAAATATAATGTTGTGAATACACATTACAGTTCTATGCACAGTTTATGCAACCCCAATCAGTTGTATGATTTCAACTTGAATTGACGTGgcggagcggttaagagcaccgaaatcaaactctggtgtttctgatcagcagagtgtcggttcgaatcccatgctgtgacacttgtgtccttaagcaagacactttaaccattgcttcgtccttcagatgggacataaagccgctggtcccatgtgttgtgtaatgcatgtaatagaacctagtgcacttatcaaaaagagaaggggttcgccccgacgttcctggctgtggctgctgtatgcgccgtggcaccttgtaaacccttataaggtgctacataattgggtctcagaattcatcactgcaataacctatctttctgaaaagtttgtatatactcagcccCTTGAggaccttgtttggtagatacgtgcgctatataagacttcgatattattttttttgattaTTATTGGACCAATCACCTCGTAGGAGATCAATGGACTAGAGATTCCTCTGCAAGATTTACCAACAATGGGTACTGATTTTGAGATATCTTTGATTTCCCTCCCCAAAGGTACAGCTCATAGACGAAGATGGGAACAAGATGTCGGCGACTGTCCAATGCATCAACGGGAAACAGACCATTGAAATCCTAGTGGGGAATGGCATCAAACAGACGGTTGCGCTGAAAGATCTTCAGAAAGAAGGCTGTCAAGCATTTAGtaagttttcaaaatttgtcaatttttttttttctttttaagaaagTAACATCAAAAGTTATGTGCATTTTAGTAGTTAATATAACTCCAGGggccaggcccaatttcatgaagctgacAAGCAAATATAGTGTTTAGCaaatgtttttgctaagcaaaatatgaGTGGggcaatcaaaccaggaacactggggcgaaccccccTGTTTTCACGATAAgcacactgggttcttttatgagcattacacaacacaggaGACGTACAGCTTTACATTCTATCTgaaggatgcagcaataatggttaaatgttttgcttaaggacacaagtgtcatgaccgggactcgtacccacactctgctgaacagaaacaccagagtttgaattcggtgctcttatcggctcggccatgacatgcccAATGTCAGGTGTGGGTGGACACAAGAAAACCAAGAGTGAAGTAGGTTTACTTCGACAATTAAATTAGAAGATGTTGAGTACTAGCATTGTTCAAGGTTTTATGTCTGACAGACAGGAAAGCCTAAAGAtgtgttgtctttgtttttctCCCGACAGTATGGGAACAAGCAGAGGAGGCCGATGGGACGAAGCACATCCGGGCCGTGTCACCCACCAAGTCCAACCCAGAGTCAGAGAGTGAGATGTCACTGCTGGTCATCGACGAGATGGACACGGTGTGACGTGACGAGATGGACACGGTGTGACTTGATGAGATGGAAGCGGTGTGATGTGACAAGATGGAAGTGGTGTTACTTGACAATATataacaaggttaccagccaaagaaCCATATCAGACATGCTAGCTGTGAATGGTTTTCTGcttaattttgcttagcagaaaataattttaagcaaaactgtctttactttttgaaactgTGCCCTTTgctttgtttgcttagcag
The sequence above is a segment of the Asterias amurensis chromosome 12, ASM3211899v1 genome. Coding sequences within it:
- the LOC139944801 gene encoding uncharacterized protein — its product is MSRELGEDSGTEVISMDVNDGDPGQDEANVDECSHSLDSGPEEIHKNAEETNEGAEEATDGTDQTLRLEVYSDDANDSTPVTVDEPSVSVPFSKAEMKKNVSSKGKTIVKQKKVLRHAHSSHIEIRIEEDSIGSEDDKTRQESSLEDVDNGSVLNIEVSCSNNAASENGDLDNGKVYSSVLFSCNKCSFCTSKLSELKLHALTEQHETVDTSENELDDDNDSDENLRIEYACSKCSFQTNRFLTYREHLLTHTKISGNELFKCLDCEYTTRHKYNLKTHLKRHTKIEELCEDEVFRCEKCDYVSPYKHDLMTHMKKHDPEKPFQCTECDFMSIYKHSLIHHMRSKHEKLRPFKCDQCDYCSARKQDLATHMGRHAVVKKFKCDRCDYATPYRVSFKAHMDRHLGNKLFKCEHEGCEFATTTKQNLKSHELRHATVKPLKCTLCDFSATHRQQMINHEVKHGLSDGVTRTYKCISCEYTTGHRYSLQRHMKRHKADRKMPDKDFICSMCGYSTGYKNSLKRHMAKHSDVKPFKCGHCEYSAINMTQMHVHIAKHTGIKPFKCDLCTYATANKQHLVGHMAKHSTVRLNCTKCEFSTAWKQRLRAHLKAHEMGTLHQKKDSEANAGSEQEDARRDGGDEGTSDKDQALSEISSAIEDFQKNHTKESKDLIANNNVHENGSASDSDVEMRATTQIATACNKDGNLEQVGEVQLIDEDGNKMSATVQCINGKQTIEILVGNGIKQTVALKDLQKEGCQAFIWEQAEEADGTKHIRAVSPTKSNPESESEMSLLVIDEMDTV